The Drosophila gunungcola strain Sukarami chromosome 3L unlocalized genomic scaffold, Dgunungcola_SK_2 000003F, whole genome shotgun sequence genome contains a region encoding:
- the LOC128258654 gene encoding uncharacterized protein LOC128258654 — MIKAKFWDIGFFVLLTWMHVCSVLQPVIEAHANFKSVYPSVDRNLMLQLSYTYNPWILVKAMMYSLLASEEKRDIPKAPEPKTANEVKKVWLSRNTQSSETELGPFPVKNFLLFAMPWLLTFVASGLINYLRFYMVIQHFCISNWRAIQLYGELQVLFLHRFLAVAWLQITGGGGASSLPRNFINFETHLLD; from the exons ATGATTAAGGCCAAGTTCTGGGACATCGGATTTTTTGTGCTGCTGACATGGATGCATGTGTGCTCAGTTCTTCAACCTGTGATCGAGGCCCATGCCAATTTCAAATCGGTTTACCCTTCAGTGGATCGTAATCTAATGCTCCAATTAAGCTACACCTATAATCCCTGGATTCTGGTCAAGGCGATGATGTATTCGCTGCTG GCATCGGAGGAAAAAAGGGACATCCCAAAGGCTCCTGAACCCAAAACAGCCAATGAGGTGAAAAAGGTGTGGCTCAGTCGAAATACTCAGAGTTCCGAAACTGAATTGGGACCATTTCCGGTGAAGAACTTCCTTCTGTTCGCAATGCCCTGGTTATTGACTTTCGTGGCCAGCGGATTGATTAACTATCTTCGCTTCTATATGGTGATTCAGCATTTCTGCATTTCCAACTGGAGGGCCATTCAGCTATACGGAGAATTGCAGGTGCTCTTTTTGCATCGATTTTTGGCAGTGGCCTGGTTACAAATaacaggaggaggaggagcatcTAGCCTGCCGaggaattttataaatttcgaAACCCATCTGTTGGACTGA
- the LOC128258347 gene encoding cytosol aminopeptidase → MNLEPTNTHKRAILQENRCQNCVDKDKYHVNIRRYIVLFRAICVDKLLLKGPALARSLSRVPVSVLPRIGSVRHVTAGCGAGDAVKGGKGIVLGLYEKESGKGPRLTPAGEKFDDRVQGKLSELVCETKLTGRLGRGKVFNNVDTDFRSICVVGVGLEGIAFNELEMLDEGMENVRIAAGIGARSLQSIGCSEVHVDNMDYAEQAAEGAALAIWRFEENLAKKYRSTIPKLELHGSPDLESWTRGLFKAEAQNLARRLCDAPANCMTPTMVAQAAVDALCPCGITVEVRTMEWIEQQHLNSFLMIAKGSCEPPVLLEVAYCGTAPEDKPILLVGQGITFNSGGINLRPCKGMDEFRGDLTGAASILAAMRAAAALSLPINITAVIPLCENLPSGMSCKPGDVVTLLNSKSLAVRNISRTGVVVISDPMLYGQITYKPRLVVDVGSMCKGVKKAVGGGATGIWSNSHYIWKQFQRAGSLTGDRLWRFPLWRYYKDRVADHLSFDLLNDGEGYASSCLAAAVLHELVPCSDWAHLDTYGTGLLSTYGLIPYLTAGRMTGRPTRTLVQFLYQIACPEQPK, encoded by the exons ATGAACTTGg aaccaacaaacacacacaaacgagCTATACTACAAGAAAACCGTTGTCAAAATTGTGTAGATAAAGATAAATATCACGTGAACATACGGCGTTATATAGTACTATTTCGAGCAATATGCGTGGACAAGCTGCTGCTAAAGGGACCGGCATTGGCAAGGAGCTTGAGCCGAGTGCCAGTGAGTGTCCTGCCGCGGATTGGGTCGGTTCGCCATGTGACCGCCGGCTGTGGAGCGGGCGATGCCGTTAAGGGCGGCAAGGGCATCGTCCTGGGCCTCTACGAGAAGGAATCGGGCAAGGGTCCCCGCCTCACGCCCGCCGGCGAGAAGTTCGACGATCGTGTCCAGGGCAAGTTGTCCGAGTTGGTGTGCGAAACGAAACTCACCGGTCGTCTGGGTCGCGGCAAGGTCTTCAACAATGTAGACACCGATTTCCGTTCGATTTGCGTGGTGGGCGTTGGCCTCGAAGGCATAGCCTTCAATGAACTGGAGATGCTGGACGAGGGCATGGAGAATGTGCGAATAGCCGCCGGCATTGGGGCCCGATCGCTGCAGAGCATCGGCTGCTCCGAGGTGCATGTGGACAATATGGATTATGCCGAGCAGGCTGCCGAGGGTGCCGCATTGGCCATTTGGCGGTTTGAGGAGAACCTGGCCAAGAAGTATCGCAGCACCATACCAAAGTTGGAGCTCCATGGCTCGCCGGATTTGGAGTCTTGGACAAGGGGTCTCTTCAAGGCGGAGGCCCAGAATTTGGCCAGGAGACTGTGTGATGCCCCCGCCAATTGTATGACGCCCACCATGGTGGCCCAGGCTGCCGTGGATGCATTGTGCCCCTGCGGCATCACCGTGGAGGTACGCACCATGGAGTGGATTGAGCAGCAGCATCTCAACTCGTTTCTGATGATTGCCAAGGGCAGCTGCGAGCCACCCGTTCTCCTGGAGGTGGCCTATTGCGGCACCGCCCCCGAGGACAAGCCCATATTGCTGGTGGGCCAGGGCATTACGTTCAATTCCGGCGGAATCAACCTGCGTCCTTGCAAGGGAATGGACGAGTTCCGGGGAGATCTCACCGGTGCCGCCTCCATTTTGGCCGCCATGCGAGCAGCTGCCGCTTTGTCGCTGCCCATCAACATCACCGCTGTGATTCCGCTCTGTGAGAATCTTCCGTCTGGCATGTCCTGCAAGCCGGGCGATGTGGTTACCCTGCTCAACTCCAAGTCCCTGGCGGTTAGGAACATCAGCAGAACGGGTGTGGTGGTCATCTCAGATCCCATGCTCTATGGCCAGATTACGTATAAGCCAAGACTCGTCGTCGATGTGGGTTCCATGTGCAAGGGCGTGAAGAAGGCGGTGGGCGGCGGAGCCACTGGTATCTGGTCGAATTCGCATTACATATGGAAACAATTCCAGCGGGCTGGATCCCTGACCGGCGATCGTCTGTGGCGTTTCCCCCTGTGGCGCTACTACAAGGATCGTGTGGCGGACCACCTGAGCTTTGATCTCCTGAACGATGGCGAGGGCTATGCCTCATCTTGTCTGGCGGCTGCTGTTCTCCACGAACTCGTGCCCTGCAGCGACTGGGCTCACCTGGACACCTATGGCACTGGACTGCTGAGCACCTATGGACTTATACCGTATCTCACGGCTGGCAGGATGACCGGCAGGCCAACAAGGACACTGGTGCAGTTCCTCTACCAAATCGCCTGCCCCGAACAGCCCAAATAG
- the LOC128258649 gene encoding LOW QUALITY PROTEIN: probable ATP-dependent RNA helicase DDX20 (The sequence of the model RefSeq protein was modified relative to this genomic sequence to represent the inferred CDS: inserted 1 base in 1 codon; deleted 1 base in 1 codon) encodes MQREIAHNLYSGEQRSSDVAPGQVKTFGELHLSREMMRGLKRHNFVTPTKIQAAAIPMALSNIDLLVQSKSGTGKTLIYVIAAMQGFHRTMTRPHALIVVPTRELAIQVEDTFRFLCEYYQDFKPTSFIGGTEVAKDRRRIMKSQVIIGTPGRLLHLYENRVLDVSKLGLLVLDEADQLYQTKGLQGAVNQLIQVLPKTRQTIACSATYDQDLDVRLAKIMNQPMLISNSERATVLLGIRQFVYELPPQRNSAEEMRLKLKILAEIFSQLPYEQAVLFASSQMRADSYKNYLTASGVECHLISGAMAQSERLNVFEGYRNFTMRTLVATDLMARGVDSPHANLVINLDPPQDHVTYLHRIGRAGRFGSKGIAITFVASQKQSQKFKQMSHKIATAWSVLEFPKEPVGKNFNFWDFDKYNFDYFIKETNPQEEMPLKHTQPDVKGKDAPNKEKNLDNSEDSTTKQAEALKNSEKGNECIKKPNNLENVSDTSLVVSKTIPEALENVVISCDQLHEAVKDNKQKMSNAQIKQNKLDLDIAPGTSQKNMNRNMKELKEGETLNHKDSAMKKQEKAKQSITKSKLFVDAVSQIEKQTSNTENHEMQPTPVITVNEYYIDNYIDESMEPTDDKENKPNNGAGIELQTKNTLNAEELISPELTATLTPLDLTQEPSPSTVTPPAPPVNSINNKTYCLAAPTQTSSMTIQNMVISNTVDDASSISSDSMGCGYQSDKSYDTIYTTSDEDLIWERLQTKKKRCSKKGKGKRRMFICKPPQLKSNLYLKDTDNRYLKQKISPADKNLSLLPGINQNYMLKKMKNRESILKRIYNYSKEHKMDNAEVAILMDSLYDAMIELYYSRNEDKKLISESLNEELVSLVNSPSQESIILEKPTAQNKXSVHVTHQMDIPPLPQANDEVAPGSGSESEASTETIFIEDDEDDESDQPNSSSGFVESNESASSGIDTSVYDTSSTGSSLEEYEYESDEENYSVNNSSEEEYDHEGEDYDLESIGEEQDDEAVSNVSLAGTSSEGSAGESSSSESDKSDDGSDTLTDGNPLHNVTHDAQSQWVQTFNAQYQFIASYVASHIKNYN; translated from the exons ATGCAGCGCGAAATAGCGCACAATTTGTACAGCGGGGAGCAGCGCAGCAGTGATGTGGCACCTGGACAGGTGAAAACATTCGGGGAACTGCATCTAAGCCGCGAAATGATGCGCGGACTGAAGCGCCACAATTTTGTGACGCCAACGAAGATTCAGGCGGCTGCCATTCCCATGGCACTGAGTAACATTG ATCTGCTGGTTCAGTCCAAAAGTGGAACCGGCAAGACCCTTATTTATGTGATTGCCGCCATGCAGGGCTTCCATCGCACCATGACACGACCACATGCCCTGATTGTGGTGCCCACTCGTGAATTGGCCATCCAGGTGGAGGACACATTCCGCTTCCTGTGCGAATATTATCAGGACTTTAAGCCAACGTCCTTTATAGGTGGCACCGAAGTGGCC AAAGACCGCAGGCGCATAATGAAGAGTCAGGTTATTATTGGAACACCAGGTCGGCTATTGCATCTCTATGAAAATCGCGTGCTGGATGTCTCAAAACTCGGACTTCTTGTGCTCGACGAGGCCGATCAGCTATATCAAACTAAGGGCCTTCAAGGAGCGGTCAATCAACTCATACAGGTCCTGCCCAAAACTCGTCAAACAATCGCCTGCAGTGCCACTTACGATCAGGATTTAGATGTGCGTCTGGCCAAGATTATGAATCAGCCCATGCTTATATCGAATAGCGAAAGGGCCACAGTGCTCCTGGGCATTCGTCAGTTTGTGTACGAGTTGCCTCCACAAAGAAACAGCGCGGAGGAGATGCGTCTAAAACTGAAGATTTTAGCCGAGATCTTTAGCCAGTTGCCTTACGAACAGGCCGTGCTCTTTGCCAGCTCCCAAATGCGAGCGGATTCGTACAAAAACTACCTGACAGCCAGCGGTGTCGAGTGTCATTTGATCTCGGGAGCCATGGCACAATCGGAGCGTTTGAATGTCTTCGAGGGCTATAGAAACTTCACCATGCGCACATTGGTGGCCACTGATTTAATGGCCCGCGGTGTGGACTCGCCGCATGCCAATCTGGTCATAAATCTCGATCCGCCACAGGATCATGTGACCTACTTGCATCGCATTGGACGTGCTGGGAGATTTGGATCGAAAGGCATAGCCATTACTTTTGTTGCCTCCCAGAAGCAGAGTCAGAAATTCAAGCAAATGTCCCACAAAATCGCTACTGCTTGGTCTGTTCTAGAGTTCCCCAAGGAACCAGTGGGCAAGAACTTCAATTTTTGGGATTTCGATAAGtacaattttgattattttataaaagagaCAAATCCACAAGAAGAAATGCCTCTGAAGCATACACAACCGGATGTAAAAGGAAAGGATGCCCCAAACAAGGAGAAAAATCTGGACAATTCGGAAGATTCAACCACAAAACAAGCTGAGGCCttaaaaaattctgaaaaggGGAACGAATGTATTAAGAAGCCTAACAACTTGGAGAATGTTTCAGATACATCACTTGTTGTTTCCAAAACTATACCAGAGGCATTAGAAAACGTTGTTATTTCCTGTGATCAATTGCATGAAGCAGTTAAAGATAATAAGCAGAAAATGTCCAATgctcaaattaaacaaaataaactagACTTGGATATCGCACCAGGTacttcacaaaaaaatatgaatcgTAACATGAAAGAACTAAAAGAAGGAGAAACCTTAAACCACAAAGACTCTGCAATgaaaaagcaagaaaaagCCAAGCAGTCTATTACCAAAAGCAAACTTTTTGTAGATGCTGTATCACAGATTGAAAAGCAAACATCTAATACAGAAAATCACGAAATGCAACCAACACCAGTGATCACAGTGAATGAGTATTACATAGACAACTACATTGATGAAAGCATGGAACCAACAGACGACAAGGAAAATAAACCTAATAATGGAGCAGGCATTGAACTTCAGACAAAGAATACCTTAAACGCGGAAGAATTGATTTCCCCCGAACTGACAGCAACCCTAACACCACTTGACTTAACTCAGGAGCCATCGCCATCCACTGTGACGCCACCTGCACCACCAGTCAACTCGATTAACAACAAGACCTACTGTCTGGCTGCTCCCACTCAGACCAGTTCGATGACCATACAGAACATGGTTATATCAAACACGGTGGACGATGCCAGTAGCATTAGTTCGGATAGCATGGGATGTGGCTATCAAAGTGACAAATCCTACGACACCATCTATACAACCAGTGATGAGGATTTAATCTGGGAGAGATTGCAGACTAAAAAGAAGCGTTGTTCAAAGAAAGGAAAGGGCAAACGCCGTATGTTTATCTGCAAACCACCACAGCTTAAATCGAATTTATATCTGAAAGATACAGATAATCGTTATTTGAAACAAAAG ATTTCCCCCGCAGATAAAAATCTATCACTTTTGCCAGGTATTAACCAAAATTATATGCtcaagaaaatgaaaaatcgtGAGAGCATCTTAAAACGCATTTACAACTACAGCAAGGAACATAAGATGGACAACGCTGAAGTTGCCATCTTGATGGATAGTCTCTATGACGCCATGATCGAACTGTACTACAGTAGAAATGAGGACAAAAAGCTAATATCTGAGTCGCTGAATGAGGAATTAGTTTCCCTTGTAAATAGCCCGAGTCAGGAGTCCATAATATTGGAGAAGCCAACAGCGCAGAACA CTAGTGTTCATGTGACCCATCAGATGGACATTCCACCTCTGCCACAAGCCAATGATGAAGTGGCCCCTGGAAGTGGATCCGAATCGGAGGCCTCCACGGAGACCATCTTCATCGAAGATGATGAGGACGATGAGAGTGATCAACCCAATTCATCGAGTGGTTTTGTGGAGAGCAACGAGAGTGCTTCGTCCGGGATTGATACATCAGTTTACGATACTAGTTCCACTGGCTCCTCGCTTGAGGAATATGAATATGAATCGGATGAGGAGAACTATAGCGTTAATAATTCCTCAGAGGAAGAATACGATCATGAGGGAGAAGATTACGACTTGGAGTCCATCGGAGAAGAACAGGACGACGAGGCTGTGAGTAACGTCAGCTTGGCTGGAACAAGCTCTGAGGGATCTGCGGGagaaagcagcagcagtgaaTCGGATAAGTCGGATGACGGTTCAGATACCCTGACTGATGGTAATCCATTGCACAACGTAACACACGATGCCCAATCTCAGTGGGTGCAGACTTTCAATGCGCAGTACCAATTCATTGCCTCTTATGTGGCCAGccacattaaaaactataactaA